Proteins encoded together in one bacterium window:
- a CDS encoding IS630 family transposase yields the protein MPRPTAPDRDPKARAEFVEWLQQHLDHHPEQLWFCDESGFMADPRPKAVYAKKGTTPTCPMTGLHIRESVIGAVQPLTGEFISLVFNRVDLDVFQSFLDYMAEQTAGRSVQLVLDNASWHRSAKLNWHHIQKQLLPPYSPDLNPIERLWMWIKDNHFTNWYTKTRDALQDRLTMALNEVMDTPAIVQSVCQT from the coding sequence GTGCCTCGTCCCACAGCCCCCGATCGGGACCCAAAGGCACGAGCTGAGTTCGTGGAATGGCTTCAGCAGCACCTGGATCACCATCCCGAGCAGCTTTGGTTCTGCGACGAATCGGGCTTCATGGCCGATCCGCGTCCCAAGGCCGTGTACGCCAAGAAAGGAACCACACCCACCTGTCCGATGACCGGCCTCCACATCCGGGAAAGCGTGATTGGCGCCGTCCAGCCACTGACCGGAGAGTTCATCAGTCTCGTCTTCAATCGGGTGGATCTGGATGTGTTTCAAAGCTTTTTGGACTACATGGCCGAGCAAACGGCAGGTCGATCGGTCCAGCTTGTGCTGGACAACGCCTCCTGGCACCGGTCAGCCAAGCTGAACTGGCACCACATCCAGAAACAACTCCTACCGCCCTATTCGCCCGACCTGAATCCCATTGAACGGCTTTGGATGTGGATCAAGGACAACCACTTCACCAACTGGTACACGAAAACCCGAGACGCCTTGCAGGATCGCTTGACGATGGCCTTGAACGAGGTGATGGACACGCCGGCCATCGTCCAGTCAGTCTGTCAGACGTGA
- a CDS encoding formyltransferase family protein: MAGTAELPARRRLMLLGDGQWAAVALRHLADRHEVAAVVERRRPTSGDLRQACRTSGLSPLGLEDVNSAEAMAWIRSLAPDLLLSVSYDQLFGSALLAAGMPPVLNLHAGHPGRHRGRAVLCWQLLEGAAEVDLAVMRVSRRIDAGPLLALRRVALPPQGDYGQALAAVCGELPSLLDESLVALEQGRHLPVDETGRPVYYPRRREGDEWIDWAAGTGSIVRLVRALAPPNCRARTRWGERVLLVGAAGPCADFPRDAAGIPGAVIGRDRRLGLLVKTGDGAVWISGLATEDGLPQPLAGLPLSARLGGGGVSELERLRRRVALLEERLAALEGAPRTLVMGGAA; the protein is encoded by the coding sequence ATGGCGGGCACGGCGGAGCTTCCGGCCCGGCGCCGCCTTATGCTGCTGGGGGACGGCCAATGGGCGGCGGTGGCGCTGCGCCATCTGGCGGACCGCCATGAGGTGGCCGCCGTGGTGGAGCGCCGCCGGCCCACCAGCGGCGACCTGCGGCAGGCCTGCCGCACGAGCGGGCTCTCCCCCCTCGGCCTGGAGGATGTCAACAGCGCGGAAGCAATGGCCTGGATCCGCTCCCTTGCCCCCGATCTCCTCCTCTCCGTCTCCTACGACCAGCTCTTCGGCTCCGCCCTGCTCGCGGCGGGGATGCCGCCCGTGCTCAACCTGCACGCCGGCCACCCCGGCCGGCACCGCGGCCGGGCCGTGCTCTGCTGGCAACTGCTGGAGGGCGCCGCGGAAGTGGACCTGGCCGTCATGCGCGTCAGCCGCCGCATCGATGCCGGGCCCCTGCTGGCGCTGCGCAGGGTGGCCCTGCCCCCGCAAGGCGACTACGGCCAGGCCCTGGCGGCGGTCTGCGGGGAGCTGCCCTCTTTGCTGGACGAAAGTCTGGTCGCGCTGGAGCAGGGTCGGCACTTGCCGGTGGACGAAACGGGGCGCCCCGTCTACTACCCCCGGCGCCGGGAGGGGGACGAGTGGATCGACTGGGCGGCGGGAACCGGGAGCATCGTCCGCCTGGTGCGCGCCCTGGCGCCGCCCAATTGCCGGGCTCGCACCCGGTGGGGGGAGCGGGTCCTGCTGGTGGGCGCCGCCGGCCCCTGCGCGGACTTTCCCCGGGACGCCGCCGGCATCCCCGGCGCGGTCATCGGCCGTGATCGCCGCCTTGGCCTGCTGGTGAAGACCGGGGATGGCGCCGTCTGGATCAGCGGCCTGGCGACGGAGGATGGTCTGCCCCAGCCTCTGGCCGGGCTGCCCCTTTCCGCCCGGCTGGGCGGCGGCGGAGTGTCCGAGCTGGAGCGCCTGCGCCGGCGCGTGGCATTGCTGGAGGAGCGGCTGGCGGCGCTGGAGGGAGCGCCGCGGACATTGGTGATGGGAGGGGCGGCATGA
- a CDS encoding acylneuraminate cytidylyltransferase family protein, with the protein MTIDALIPARRGSRRLPGKHQRILGGRPLIDWTLHAALEAGIFRRITLSTDDPALREHAQTLGLSHFPLRPAALARDDSSSLAVLRHYLGWLAAEGVALPRWLMLLQPTSPFRGAARMREAWRLARDSGREVVSLGPVEKPLDWCRLVLKGEARPWACAEPVPVWRLNGAVYLVRVERLLAEGSLLSDRPLALTMADWESVDIDTPLDWRLAEAVAADRFPAQPGEPRP; encoded by the coding sequence ATGACGATCGACGCCTTGATCCCCGCCCGGCGCGGCTCGCGGCGCCTGCCCGGCAAGCACCAGCGCATCCTGGGCGGCCGGCCGCTCATCGACTGGACCTTGCACGCCGCCCTCGAGGCGGGCATCTTCCGGCGCATCACGCTCTCCACCGACGACCCCGCCCTGCGCGAGCACGCCCAGACCCTGGGCCTCTCCCATTTCCCCCTGCGACCCGCCGCCCTGGCCCGGGACGACAGCAGCAGCCTCGCCGTGCTGCGCCACTACCTGGGCTGGCTGGCGGCCGAGGGTGTCGCCCTGCCGCGCTGGCTCATGCTCCTCCAGCCCACCTCCCCCTTCCGCGGCGCCGCCCGCATGCGGGAGGCCTGGCGCCTGGCGCGCGACAGCGGCCGGGAAGTGGTGAGCCTGGGGCCAGTGGAGAAGCCGCTCGACTGGTGCCGCCTGGTGCTGAAGGGGGAAGCGCGGCCCTGGGCCTGCGCCGAGCCGGTCCCTGTCTGGCGCCTCAACGGCGCCGTCTATCTGGTGCGCGTGGAGCGCCTGCTGGCCGAGGGCAGCCTCCTCTCCGACCGGCCGTTGGCCCTGACCATGGCGGATTGGGAGTCGGTGGACATCGACACCCCGCTGGATTGGCGCCTGGCCGAGGCGGTGGCGGCCGACCGCTTCCCCGCGCAGCCGGGGGAGCCCCGGCCATGA
- a CDS encoding N-acetylneuraminate synthase family protein, producing the protein MSATVRGLLGKRRPWVVAEIGVNHNGRREEALALVRMAARADVQAVKFQAFRAERLARPDAPLASYQERSGAEGQFALLRALEIDRGTLAACAAEARRLDLAFGVTPFDPDSLREILTLEPDFIKIGSGDADNFLLIEAARDCGRPVLVSTGMCSLAEVERLAGWFSGADERLALLHCVSAYPAPEEACNLAVLDALRGLGTVVGFSDHTMGTRAASLALALGAEIIERHITLDRAAAGPDHASSSDEAGLRAWLAELRATALVLGDGVKRMMPCEEDVRRVARKSILLQEPLRAGESLERSHVRCLRPADGLSCARLPGLLGRRARHDLPAGRLLTEQDLEEVA; encoded by the coding sequence ATGAGCGCCACGGTGCGTGGCCTGCTGGGCAAGCGACGGCCCTGGGTGGTGGCCGAGATCGGCGTCAACCACAACGGCCGCCGCGAGGAGGCCCTGGCCCTGGTGCGGATGGCGGCCCGCGCCGACGTCCAGGCCGTCAAGTTCCAGGCTTTCCGCGCCGAGCGCCTCGCCCGGCCGGACGCGCCCCTGGCCTCCTACCAGGAGCGCAGCGGGGCGGAGGGACAGTTCGCCCTGCTGCGCGCCCTCGAGATCGATCGCGGGACCCTGGCCGCCTGCGCCGCCGAGGCGCGCCGGCTGGACCTGGCCTTCGGCGTGACGCCCTTCGACCCGGACAGCCTGCGCGAGATCCTCACACTTGAGCCAGACTTCATCAAGATCGGCTCGGGGGACGCGGACAACTTCCTTCTCATCGAGGCGGCCCGCGACTGTGGCCGGCCCGTCCTCGTTTCGACAGGCATGTGCAGCCTGGCCGAGGTGGAGCGCCTGGCGGGCTGGTTCTCCGGCGCGGATGAGCGGCTGGCCCTGCTCCACTGCGTGTCCGCCTACCCCGCCCCCGAGGAGGCCTGCAACCTGGCCGTGTTGGATGCCCTGCGCGGCCTGGGCACCGTGGTGGGCTTCAGCGACCACACGATGGGCACGCGCGCCGCCAGCCTGGCGCTGGCCCTGGGCGCCGAGATCATCGAGCGGCACATCACCCTGGACCGCGCCGCGGCGGGACCCGACCACGCCTCTTCCTCCGACGAGGCGGGCCTGCGCGCCTGGTTGGCCGAGCTGCGGGCGACCGCCCTCGTCCTGGGGGATGGCGTCAAGCGGATGATGCCCTGCGAGGAGGATGTGCGGCGGGTGGCCCGCAAGTCGATCCTGCTGCAAGAACCGCTGCGGGCGGGCGAGTCCCTCGAGCGGAGCCATGTCCGTTGCCTGCGGCCGGCCGACGGCCTCTCCTGCGCCCGCTTGCCCGGCCTGCTGGGACGGCGGGCGCGGCACGACCTCCCGGCGGGCCGCCTGCTGACAGAGCAGGATCTGGAGGAGGTGGCATGA